Proteins from a genomic interval of Apteryx mantelli isolate bAptMan1 chromosome 5, bAptMan1.hap1, whole genome shotgun sequence:
- the FOXI3 gene encoding forkhead box protein I3 — MSAAESQQPRAPAAAAAAAAAAPPQPRSAQEAPDMAVYCGDNFGVYPQPSLHPPAAAAAAAAGQRAGGYALGDYGAAANGGYLWGVSGPSAYLPAPPPPPAAAAAAAAAAAAAAAAAAAPFLPPGAYGCARGARGVASPPAPGSPPAGGAELGWLSLAGQEELLKLVRPPYSYSALIAMAIQSAPERKLTLSHIYQYVAENFPFYKRSKAGWQNSIRHNLSLNDCFRKVPRDEDDPGKGNYWTLDPNCEKMFDNGNFRRKRKRRSEPNAPASASVASSLGGLKAEEERSIPTAGKPCGTSPPPELDPLSSARDHPKTSSPSGIISSTPSCLGTFFSGMSSLSSGGSRLAGGLGSDLHHRNFSAGQLSSSGTFTASSSSSQEVPSPDQLQRVAGPSPAYYSSFHPSSSSQGAQYNHYYNFTVNSLIYARDGTEV; from the exons ATGAGCGCCGCTGAGTCGCAGCAGCCccgagcccccgccgccgccgccgccgccgccgccgcggcgccgccgcagccgcgcAGCGCCCAGGAGGCGCCCGACATGGCGGTGTACTGCGGCGACAACTTCGGCGTCTACCCGCAGCCCAGCCTccacccgcccgccgccgccgccgccgccgccgccgggcagcgcgcgGGCGGCTACGCGCTGGGCGACTACGGCGCGGCCGCCAACGGCGGCTACCTGTGGGGCGTGAGCGGCCCCTCGGCCtacctgcccgcgccgccgccgccgcccgccgccgccgccgccgccgccgctgccgccgccgccgccgccgccgccgccgcggcgcccttCCTGCCGCCGGGCGCGTACGGCTGcgcgcggggcgcgcggggggtggcgtcgccgccggcgcccgggtcgccgccggcgggcggcgcggagctgGGCTGGCTCAGCCTGGCGGGCCAGGAGGAGCTGCTGAAGCTGGTGCGGCCGCCCTACTCCTACTCGGCGCTCATCGCCATGGCCATCCAGAGCGCGCCCGAGCGCAAGCTCACGCTCAGCCACATCTACCAGTACGTGGCCGAGAACTTCCCCTTCTACAAGCGCAGCAAGGCCGGCTGGCAGAACTCCATCCGCCACAACCTCAGCCTCAACGACTGCTTCAGGAAGGTGCCCCGCGACGAGGACGACCCCG GGAAGGGAAACTATTGGACCTTAGACCCCAACTGTGAGAAGATGTTTGACAACGGGAACTTCCGGCGCAAACGCAAGCGGCGCTCGGAGCCCAACGCACCCGCTTCCGCATCTGTAGCCTCCTCTCTTGGGGGCTTGAAGGCCGAGGAAGAGCGATCCATCCCGACCGCAGGCAAACCCTGTGGAACCAGCCCACCGCCAGAGCTGGACCCATTGTCTTCTGCCAGGGACCATCCAAAAACCTCCTCTCCCTCCGGTATCATTTCATCCACCCCTAGCTGCCTCGGCACCTTCTTCAGCGGCATGAGCTCCCTGAGCAGTGGAGGCAGTCGGCTGGCAGGGGGTCTTGGCAGTGACCTGCATCACAGGAACTTCTCTGCTGGACAGCTGAGCAGCAGCGGCACTTTCACCGCTTCCAGCAGCTCTTCTCAGGAGGTGCCTTCGCCAGACCAGCTGCAGCGAGTTGCGGGACCTTCCCCTGCCTACTACAGCTCCTTccatcccagcagcagcagccagggagcCCAGTACAACCACTATTACAACTTCACAGTTAACAGCCTCATCTACGCCCGGGATGGAACGGAGGTGTAG